The DNA region CCTAGTTGTAATTAGGGTCCTGGATGTATAGATTTTGATCCTGTGATTAAATATAAACTTCATATGCactatttataattcaagttaaatttaaatCTCAGATCATTAACCCTTTATTAATTGAGTTAAATatgaatgatgatcaaataataacttgaaaattaatattgatattacTGCTAATGAATATTGTGATTtcataatatgaaaaaaattaaatatagaaaataaatatatatatatatatatatatatatatatatatattatacatggGATTAGGCTTAAGTTCAGGAttagagtttatttttcaatctgtatgatactattatttattactaCTTCCTTGGAAAGAagtcaaaggaaaggaaaggatggGATTGGATCACATGTAAAGGTGGATTTCAATTTGTtaactgtttgttttttatatgtaaaagtattttataaacaagattgagtttttttttaaaaaaaaattatattttttattaataaaaaaataaaattgtaaaaataaaaaatattattttaatatatttataaataaaaatattttaaaaaataattattactccACTATCATACATGCTGGAATTTCTCGCTACAACTTGCTTTCCAAGTTTTTTGTTTGGCCCCACCCTCGGAAATTCTTGCCATCTTCTACAGCCTTCTAGAATATTCTAACCTGATGGTGTATCCTTCCTGGCTGTTGTAACTTGTAACAGGTAATTAAACATTTAACGTTTTTTTAATTGGGAGAGGACATGATGGAtggattttcttttgttgtgaTGGAAAACGCCTTGGGCCCGTTTTATGAAGCCCATTCTGCTGGACCTGACAACTAGGCTGGATGGGTTGCTTTTAAAGCCCAAGATCGGCCTAAAATGCTTGAAACTtcaaaaaagttatttatccATAAAAAACCTAAGCTTTGCCCATTTGCCCAGTTATCTGGATCCTTCAAGTTACAGTGATGGGGTGCTTCTTTCATGTCAGCAGGGAGAGTTTCCAAGCAGTTCACTTATTACAAAAAGCATTGGGCCTTGCTTTACTGCCAATCCTCCTTTCCTGCAGGGCTTTCAATCACAGGCCTTTTGAGATCCGGCCCACTCAGCCCTTGCCGGACTTCCAGTTCTTGAAATAGGGTTAGGTCACGCTCTATCGTTTAGAATCGAACGACgcctttttttcttataaccTGCCTGAGAACGAAGGCTAAGGCAGAACGAATTCTCCGACATAACTGACTCCTAGTTCGAAGCCTTATACATCACTTTCATGATGAGACTTGACACCCATTGTCATCTACCGAGCTAGTTCCCCTTTTTCCTGTTTTCCTTCTTCTTATCAAGAAAACCAGGGAATGTCCGGTCAAACACCGGGTCGAGCTCACATCCTTCAATCTTTGGATTTTCTCCTGGCCTGATTTGCGGGACAACAAAGCACATCTTTTCTCGTGTTACTACATCTAATACTAGTAGTGTAATTGAATAGTATTGTGGCTAGGGTTTCAAAGAGAGGGAGAGTTTTGTTAAGTGAAATTTAAACTACTCCTCTTCTCATGTCTAAAATATATTGccatataaacaaacaaaaaaaaaccttaggtTCCATGTGAAacaagattatatattttaatctacttccatcttttaaattttctacTTGATTCTTAAGTGGaaataacatttgtttttaatatttattggtaCATGAAAGCCTCTTTCCATTTTATTAAACAcacttcaaattttaaaatcataatcataattttaaataaaatgttgaatagTTATATGTTCTTTTATGTTAAGAAAGTCATCAAAGCTATAAAACatgaatcaattaaatattttatttagataacTCACTAGATAGGTGACCAGTGCTCCATCACAACCCGGGTTGATTTTTTCATTACTTAAAAAAGTGATGTTCAAGCACTCATAGAGTGTTTTAAAGCAAACAAAATCTTGTAACTTAAATTATAAACCCTACTAGATCTAATAAGATATTTTAacttatatgataaaaaaaaatgcaacaaatCTAAGGAGAAAGTGTGATAATGATgacatgtaagaaaaaaacacttgccaaaaaggaaaaaaaatataaaactagatTCTAAgataactcaatattaaaaaaaaaattaagcttcataatttattttttaaagtaaacaagcattataataaagaatataaaataaaagtataaagaaattaaattaactaagaaaaatatttatttttctaaaaaaaaactcatgcatCAATCTCTCTATATTGAAAGAAACCTAAACTTGAGTTTAGTTTTCAGTTACAAACTATCCTCcattaataatatctttttatgcATGAGTCACTTTATTCTGGGTCTTTAACATATTTGTGTGAATCACCTCGTTATGACAtttaatacaatatttttgtACATATCATCCTATCATGGATCTTTAATACATTAAACATGTTGCCCATCAAAGATCCCACCAAGATTTTGAATGACAACAGTAAAATAACCATCAAGGATTGATGagcttcaaaaaaataaggataaagaGTTTGTTACAAGTCAAAAACCTTAAAAGACTAAGAACACCATAAATATGGAAATActctcaaaataattaattttactcCTCTATGTCTTCAAttgtcaaaattatcaaaagactATTACAAttctttatatagaaaaaaaacaaaaaaaaaactctaaactctaatgatattgaataaaaaacataaactaggaaaaaaaaatctattcaaatagaaaaaaactagaaaaacatataataaagaatataaagaaataaaattaactagggaaaatatctattttccttaaaaaaatagatttcaagGGTAATTTAagcgttttaatttttaaattaaaataaaatttcaaaaaaaacttttagaagCAAGTTAAatgaattttgcttttaaaaactatttaatagCTTTACtatgcaataaaaatatgaaatgaccGAGATGTTTCTtgtaaatgataaattaatctattgaaaaaaatttggattACCGTTCAAgccaaattatttaatttgatttaaaaaaaataagatattcatTTTACTATACGAATACATGAAAACACGTTGAAATTTGAATGCACGTACACATATAACATATtccttgttttaattttgattttaattgttaaggAATTATCCGTCAAACACACGGGATCTGGCAGCAGAACAGTCTCCTTGGCCGTGAAAGCAGTAGGTCCCAGCCTTATCTTAAATCAAAGCCATCCTCAATCCCCAGCCAAGTCAGGAACAAGGGGACCAGTCTGAGGAAATGAGTTGCATCTGGACGCCATTGGAGAGCAGATAGAATCTGACTGGATATACAATCATCTCATGGGAGGAGACGAGACAAAAAGAAATCTGACAAATTCTTTATCTGGCAAAAAAACCATGATACTCGTGAGTCACGATTACCGACACTACCGGAGATACAATTATCAGAAAGCGGAAGAAATAGTTTCAATGGTAATCGTTCAGGAGAGAACAACCGAAGTGTATCTTGGAAGACATAACACtcgagaaaattaaataatattgtagTAAAATTGATGGAGTTTTGCACTTATGAATTCATAAATTTATACATTTTGAATTATTCTGATTTTGCATTTCACATTACAATCCAAGACATCTGGGATACGGTAGTTCTCTCTTTGCCTGAAAAACTTGGCTGAGGCTAGACCAGAGCTAGTTACCCCCAGAGATATGTATAGCTGTAGACAGTTGTTTCTGATATAAAAACTTCACTTTCTTATCTACCCCATAGTTTTTTAGCCAGTTTCATCTACAAACGTGTCACACGCTGAGAACACTGCATTCTAACCGGAGAAAACACAACGGTGAGTCGAGCATGATCAGAGAGAGAATAATTTTCTGGCCACATGCCTTTCTCGGCTTCACGGGGGAATAGAACTGCATTCTTGACATTGAAACCAATGGCTTCTTCCACTATGTCATGTTCAGAGTCCCCAGTCCTCTCACTGCAATTCTCCTCTCTTAGCTCTGCGCATTCTGAATTCCAAATCCTTCGCTGCAATTATTAAGCATTTTAGTGAGCAACATATAATGAATGGTGTGGTAGATTAATCTAACACGGATATATAGAGAATTGGAACAGAATTCTAAATATTCTGAAAGATCCATACGCATGCCCAGATTTGTAAATTTAACACACAGCAATGTACCAGCTATCATGCGAAATATTAGGGAGACCAATTGAACTGCTGAAATTTAGGACAATATCCATGGATCAGGGATGTACTGCACCTTAAATTCTTCATACTCGACAACTCCATTTCCATTAATGTCAGCTTGCATCCATAAATCTTCCGTCTCCTGGGAAGTGAGTCCATAAGGAAGACCAATTAAATTTACCTGTATAGATTAGACTATGGTAAGGTCATCTTTCCACTTAAAATTGCATGTTTGTCGTCAAGCTGCTTGTGGAAGTACCTGGCGGAGTGCTTCACAGAAAGCTGAATATGTTATAAAATTCCCATGGTCGCCAGCCTTTAAAAACGCAAATGCATTATTTTCAAGCAACGAGGCTTTTTGGAGCTGACACtgaaccaagaaaaaatatagcaatCAGATGTTGAAAGAAGTATGGTTAAGTGAATttctaaatcaaaacatattgATGTTATTGGGGAACTTCACCAGAGCTAGAAAAGAGCTAGCTCTAAACTTTATGCCCCTTGATTTGTACAAATAAGGACGGTAAAATGTGATTCAGTTGAACTTCAAATCTATAGCACATGCACAGCACTTTGCACTGATGCAATGCTGACGCATTTGACATACAGGCCTCTTTAACATACTCGTCAAAAAGCTGGCTGACATAAGCTGTGAACTGAACAGCATAACCAAAGCACAAGCCATAAATATCTCACAAAGCAATCTACTTCAAGGAACTTGGAAACTAATTTAATGATAACCGGTTCTTGATTAGAATGTATGTGAGGTTTAATACATCTTATATTTCAGAATAGCAGGTACAGACTGCTACAAGCAGCATTAGCTGTAAATATCAAGATTGCTTAGGCATAAATTCCTAGGGTCCATGGTTGGATTGCAAGACTAGCAGACAGTAAACAACATTGTCTTTCTTTGCAGAAAGAAGCTTCCACCACATAATTATTTAAGAggagaaaaatacaataaagaatTCTTAATCCTTCTCTAATGCATACAATTTGTGTCTGCTATCTCCTCAAGTAGAAAAATTGAACAAGTTTTCTGAGACAAGTACAAATTTTAGAAAGATATGAACTAAAGTTGATGAATGGTCTTGACTCTTGTTGGTAGAGtatatttctatttctttttctaacaatATTATTCCATGTTTTATCTTCTTCTCTAGCACAAAATACCAGACTGGCAGGGCAAGGAAGTACCACGATCACCTGACATGCTGGGAACTAATCGATAGTAAAACAGAACTGAAGAGTAAGATATTAAGAACATTCCAGAAATGATTGAACTCGCCTTTATTATTCCGAACACTGCTTCAGCCCAACTTTATTAAGAACATTCCAGAAACGATTGAACTCACCTTTATTATTCCAAACACTGCTTCAGCCCAACTCTTCTTCAATGGTTTCCTCGATTTATTAGGATTACACAGCAATATGAAATCAACACCACAGATGTTACCCCTATGATTTCGGTGGCTCACCCACTACGTGATGAAGAAGGAgtcatgggaaaaaaaaaacatttgaggtAAGCAGTGTAATTAAACATTGTTGTTAGCTAGTGATGCAGAGGCATTCGGATTGCAACTTAAGGAAACTTACCCTGTGGGCATCTGCATCACTGTCGGTATATTGATGGGCAATGTCATATGAAGATACAAACCCTTGAGACCTCAGGAATTTGTAAACATGTCCACGCTTGCTTCCATTCCAATCACTGGATAAAGcatgaaacaaatgaaaagaaaatgaggatATCTTTATTCAGAGGTTATGTGAGAATCATTTGCTTCGCAGAAGCAAGACAAGAAGCTCACCCACAGAGCAGGATTGGCGTATGGTTAAGTTTCTTTTCTCTCTGATATTGTTCGACAAATTGGAGTATTTTGTAAACCTAGGAAAAAAACCAATGAGAAACCTCAAGGTAAAAATTGGCATTAACATAGCTAAGAACTAGAATTGGAAATTCAGAATGAAGTAAAAGATTATGAATAAAGAGAGATTTATATACCTGATGCAGTCTAACTACAGATAGACAGGAATCATGAGGAAATAACAAGTGAGTGTTAACAATAAGAAATTCTTGCTGAGCATTGCCTTTCCGGTTTTGTGAAGAGGGAAAGGCCAGCTGAACATGCAGTAGCTGAGCAACACGGTCTCCACAGTCATTGAAGAGCAACTCTCGATAATTTAGAATTGTAAAGTCGTCCTTACGCACAGCAGTAAGCAGGCCTGCAGAGAGAATAAAATCCCAATCCAATTA from Populus alba chromosome 14, ASM523922v2, whole genome shotgun sequence includes:
- the LOC118041164 gene encoding uncharacterized calcium-binding protein At1g02270 isoform X1, which produces MVAVVGSSANSNIGGQLNSVVNESNLLSENGTISRTSSGCGYVSSTTTATTYEPCVSCTTFNILAPIYKRLDQKNQSLRESNFRAVWLSRNQKILNWLLLERSSIICLQEFWVGNEELVHMYQQRLGDAGYVTFQLARTNNRGDGLLTAVRKDDFTILNYRELLFNDCGDRVAQLLHVQLAFPSSQNRKGNAQQEFLIVNTHLLFPHDSCLSVVRLHQVYKILQFVEQYQREKKLNHTPILLCGDWNGSKRGHVYKFLRSQGFVSSYDIAHQYTDSDADAHRWVSHRNHRGNICGVDFILLCNPNKSRKPLKKSWAEAVFGIIKCQLQKASLLENNAFAFLKAGDHGNFITYSAFCEALRQVNLIGLPYGLTSQETEDLWMQADINGNGVVEYEEFKRRIWNSECAELREENCSERTGDSEHDIVEEAIGFNVKNAVLFPREAEKGMWPENYSLSDHARLTVVFSPVRMQCSQRVTRL
- the LOC118041164 gene encoding uncharacterized calcium-binding protein At1g02270 isoform X2, translating into MVAVVGSSANSNIGGQLNSVVNESNLLSENGTISRTSSGCGYVSSTTTATTYEPCVSCTTFNILAPIYKRLDQKNQSLRESNFRAVWLSRNQKILNWLLLERSSIICLQEFWVGNEELVHMYQQRLGDAGYVTFQLARTNNRGDGLLTAVRKDDFTILNYRELLFNDCGDRVAQLLHVQLAFPSSQNRKGNAQQEFLIVNTHLLFPHDSCLSVVRLHQVYKILQFVEQYQREKKLNHTPILLCGDWNGSKRGHVYKFLRSQGFVSSYDIAHQYTDSDADAHRWVSHRNHRGNICGVDFILLCNPNKSRKPLKKSWAEAVFGIIKCQLQKASLLENNAFAFLKAGDHGNFITYSAFCEALRQETEDLWMQADINGNGVVEYEEFKRRIWNSECAELREENCSERTGDSEHDIVEEAIGFNVKNAVLFPREAEKGMWPENYSLSDHARLTVVFSPVRMQCSQRVTRL